A genomic window from Enterobacteriaceae endosymbiont of Macroplea appendiculata includes:
- the cspE gene encoding transcription antiterminator/RNA stability regulator CspE encodes MSKIKGNVKWFNESKGFGFITPEDGSKDVFVHFSAIQSSGFKTLAEGQKVEFEITNGAKGPSAANVVAI; translated from the coding sequence ATGTCCAAGATTAAAGGTAATGTAAAATGGTTTAATGAATCTAAAGGTTTCGGATTTATTACACCTGAAGATGGTAGTAAAGATGTTTTTGTACATTTTTCTGCAATTCAAAGTAGTGGTTTTAAAACACTTGCTGAAGGGCAAAAAGTAGAATTTGAAATTACTAATGGTGCTAAAGGGCCTTCTGCAGCTAATGTTGTCGCTATTTAG
- a CDS encoding enoyl-ACP reductase FabI, whose protein sequence is MSLLTGKKILVTGILNKYSIAYGIAKMLYKHKADLIITYQHKKHKNKIQQLVNNITPYPILKCNFAKDKDIKKLFQKISTIWKTFDGLIYAIAFMPFYKLCNNFIDNISRKTFNITHDISSYTLFGILKESKNMLNYHASIIVLTYLGSERVIRNYHIMGSAKASLEANIRYIACYLGKKNIKVNGISTAPIATVSAKTIKNFHKIKTYYKQKAPLTYPITIEHIGNVAVFLSSYLSDGITGEIIHVDGGFNIIVI, encoded by the coding sequence ATGTCTTTATTAACAGGAAAAAAAATACTTGTAACTGGAATACTGAATAAATATTCTATTGCTTATGGTATAGCTAAAATGCTTTATAAACATAAAGCTGATTTAATCATTACATATCAACATAAAAAACATAAAAATAAAATCCAACAATTAGTAAATAATATTACTCCATATCCTATCTTAAAATGTAATTTTGCTAAAGATAAAGATATCAAAAAATTATTTCAAAAAATTTCAACTATATGGAAAACATTTGATGGTTTGATATATGCTATTGCTTTTATGCCTTTTTATAAATTATGTAATAACTTTATTGATAATATATCTCGTAAAACATTTAATATAACTCATGATATTAGTTCATATACTTTATTTGGTATTCTAAAAGAATCAAAAAATATGTTAAATTATCATGCTTCTATTATTGTTTTGACATATTTAGGGTCAGAACGTGTAATTAGAAATTATCATATTATGGGTTCTGCTAAAGCTTCTTTAGAAGCTAATATACGTTATATTGCTTGTTATTTAGGAAAGAAAAATATTAAAGTAAATGGTATTTCTACTGCACCTATTGCAACTGTATCAGCAAAAACAATAAAAAATTTTCATAAAATTAAAACATATTATAAACAAAAAGCTCCTTTAACATATCCTATTACAATAGAACATATTGGTAATGTAGCAGTATTTTTATCTTCTTATTTATCAGATGGTATTACTGGAGAAATTATACATGTTGATGGAGGATTTAATATTATCGTAATCTAA
- a CDS encoding Re/Si-specific NAD(P)(+) transhydrogenase subunit alpha, with amino-acid sequence MFIGVPKETLLQETRIAIVPNTIKKLIQLGFSVSIEKGAGVKSYFLDKDFINCGAKIVTNNKVWECNIIIKINPPTKTEISFLQKNTILICFMWPNKNNDIVSLLASRNITTFAMDLVPRISRAQSLDALSSMSNLAGYRSIIESIYLLSKPLNGQITAAGKIYPAKVLVIGAGVAGLSAIATAKSLGAEVIAFDTRKEVKEQISSMGATFLEYSDKYKQYEKILKNNKNINANIEKKTICHVLKNIDIIITTASIPNQKAPILIDKDMVAQMNPGSIIFDLSIENGGNCELSKINKTIVTNNNVTIIGHTNLPSKLPIQSSKLYSNNITNFLNLLYNKHDKKIHINLKDEIIHCMLITYKKQILWPIKPFIQKNKINNHYIPPVKIKNKNVYIQKNFNKDVQQNNMFTFSIYTLICVLICYISFFIPPITILHLNIFILSCIIGYYVIWNVDHKLHTPLMSVTNAISGIIIIGAILQMNSNIFIINILSFVGILVSSINIFGGLAITRRMLKMFS; translated from the coding sequence ATGTTCATTGGTGTTCCTAAAGAAACATTATTACAAGAAACTAGAATTGCTATTGTACCAAACACAATAAAAAAATTAATACAATTAGGATTTAGTGTAAGCATCGAAAAAGGTGCAGGGGTAAAATCATATTTTTTAGATAAAGATTTTATAAATTGTGGAGCTAAAATTGTTACTAATAATAAAGTATGGGAATGTAATATTATTATTAAAATTAATCCACCAACAAAAACAGAAATTAGTTTTTTACAAAAAAATACTATCTTAATTTGTTTTATGTGGCCTAATAAAAATAATGATATTGTATCATTATTAGCTTCACGAAATATAACTACTTTTGCAATGGATTTAGTACCAAGAATTTCTAGAGCACAATCTTTAGACGCATTAAGTTCTATGAGTAATTTAGCAGGTTATCGTAGTATTATAGAATCTATATATTTATTATCTAAACCACTTAATGGTCAAATTACTGCTGCGGGAAAAATTTACCCAGCTAAGGTTTTAGTAATTGGTGCTGGAGTAGCAGGATTATCGGCTATTGCAACAGCAAAAAGCTTAGGTGCTGAAGTGATAGCATTCGATACAAGAAAAGAAGTTAAAGAACAAATTAGTAGTATGGGTGCTACATTTTTAGAATATTCAGATAAATATAAACAATATGAGAAAATATTAAAAAACAATAAAAACATAAATGCAAATATAGAAAAGAAAACAATATGTCATGTACTTAAAAATATTGATATAATTATTACTACAGCTTCTATACCGAATCAAAAAGCTCCTATACTTATTGATAAAGATATGGTTGCACAAATGAATCCTGGTAGTATTATTTTTGATTTATCTATTGAAAATGGGGGTAATTGTGAATTAAGTAAAATAAATAAAACAATAGTAACAAACAATAATGTTACTATTATAGGACATACTAACTTACCTAGTAAGTTACCAATACAATCTTCAAAATTATATAGTAATAATATTACTAATTTTCTTAATTTATTATATAATAAACATGATAAAAAGATACATATTAATCTTAAAGATGAAATAATACATTGCATGTTAATTACTTACAAGAAACAAATCTTATGGCCTATTAAACCATTTATTCAAAAGAATAAAATTAATAATCATTATATACCTCCTGTAAAGATTAAAAATAAAAATGTATATATACAAAAAAATTTTAATAAAGATGTTCAACAAAATAATATGTTTACATTCAGTATATATACATTAATATGTGTATTGATTTGTTATATATCATTTTTTATACCACCTATAACTATATTACATCTTAATATTTTTATTTTATCTTGCATTATAGGATACTATGTTATATGGAACGTAGATCATAAATTACATACTCCATTAATGTCTGTAACAAATGCTATTTCAGGTATTATTATCATTGGTGCTATTTTACAAATGAATAGCAATATATTTATTATTAATATTTTATCTTTTGTTGGTATTTTAGTATCTAGTATTAATATTTTTGGGGGTTTAGCTATTACTAGACGTATGTTAAAAATGTTTTCTTAA
- a CDS encoding NAD(P)(+) transhydrogenase (Re/Si-specific) subunit beta, giving the protein MLYGFISVIYMISAILFIISLAYFSQQQTSKKGNLCAISGMFFAIITTICNNYYNIIYIIIAIFLGAIIGINISKKINMTKIPQLIAILHSFVGLTAITVGFNSFLLMVHFHHINKLQLSEIFISIFIGTITLIGSIIAFGKLSNILSSNNYIIKYKHTINIINFIFICVLMTIFLTINNIKLQFLILILMIINTLFLSFTLIMGINGADMPIVISMLNSYSGWAASASGFILNNDLLIITGALVGSSGAILAYLMCKGMNRSFLNIILGGQHKKNIVIHNNIKQIYQNINIKDTINILKTSNNIIIVPGYGLAVAQAQHILSKIVKKLFSYNVKIKFAIHPVAGRLPGHMNVLLAEAKIPYNMIFEMNEINNDFQNTDTVIIIGANDTVNPAALENIESPISGMPVLHVWKAKKIIILKRSMGQGYSGIDNPLFYNKKSYMLFGDAKDNLNKISQNM; this is encoded by the coding sequence ATGTTATATGGATTCATTTCAGTTATATATATGATATCTGCAATATTATTTATTATAAGTCTTGCATATTTTTCACAACAACAAACTTCTAAAAAAGGTAATTTATGTGCTATTAGTGGAATGTTTTTTGCTATTATTACTACTATCTGTAATAATTATTACAATATTATTTATATAATAATAGCAATTTTTTTAGGTGCTATTATTGGTATCAATATATCTAAAAAAATTAATATGACTAAAATACCACAATTAATAGCTATTTTGCATAGTTTTGTAGGTCTTACTGCTATAACTGTTGGTTTTAACAGTTTTCTATTAATGGTACATTTTCATCATATTAATAAATTACAATTATCTGAAATTTTTATTAGTATTTTTATTGGTACGATTACACTCATTGGTTCTATTATAGCTTTTGGTAAATTATCAAATATATTATCTTCTAATAATTATATAATAAAATATAAACATACAATTAATATTATTAATTTTATTTTTATATGTGTATTAATGACAATATTTTTAACTATTAATAATATAAAATTACAATTTTTAATTTTAATATTAATGATTATTAATACATTATTTTTAAGTTTTACATTAATTATGGGAATAAATGGTGCTGATATGCCTATTGTAATATCTATGCTGAATTCATATTCAGGATGGGCAGCATCAGCATCAGGTTTTATTTTAAATAATGATTTATTAATTATTACAGGTGCTTTAGTAGGATCGTCCGGTGCTATATTAGCATATCTAATGTGTAAAGGCATGAATAGATCTTTCTTAAATATTATATTAGGTGGTCAACATAAAAAAAATATTGTTATACATAATAATATTAAACAGATATATCAAAATATTAATATTAAAGATACAATTAATATTTTAAAAACATCTAATAATATTATTATTGTGCCAGGATATGGTTTAGCTGTGGCGCAGGCACAGCATATATTATCTAAAATCGTGAAAAAATTATTTTCATATAATGTCAAAATAAAATTTGCTATACATCCTGTTGCTGGAAGATTGCCAGGACACATGAATGTATTATTAGCAGAAGCTAAAATACCATATAATATGATATTTGAAATGAATGAAATTAATAATGATTTTCAAAATACAGATACTGTCATAATTATAGGTGCTAATGATACTGTAAATCCTGCAGCATTAGAAAATATAGAAAGTCCAATTTCTGGTATGCCTGTTTTACATGTTTGGAAAGCAAAAAAAATTATTATCTTAAAAAGAAGCATGGGTCAAGGTTATTCAGGTATAGATAATCCTTTATTTTATAATAAAAAAAGTTATATGTTATTTGGTGATGCAAAAGATAACCTTAATAAAATTTCACAAAATATGTAA
- a CDS encoding cyclic nucleotide-binding domain-containing protein, which produces MILKKIYNKKKSQLKTCNNYCSYCYVQKICIFYFFQQNKLEHYNIFTKKKIIQKGYILFQEKDPIKYIYILCSGVIKKFFITQSGTEQIMKFYFHGDLFGLDNIISGYYNSFTQSLEKSTICLIPLNIFKYIYNQIPIINNYIINFIIQETIQYQQLIFLLSKFNAEQKIATFIYNLYKKNNMSQDSIKFIKLSMNRYDIGNYLGLATETISRTFSKFKNNKIIMIRGKYIQIINYIKLIYLVNK; this is translated from the coding sequence AAAAAAATATATAATAAAAAAAAATCACAATTAAAAACATGTAATAACTATTGTAGTTATTGTTATGTACAAAAAATATGTATATTTTATTTTTTTCAACAAAATAAATTAGAACATTACAATATTTTTACTAAAAAAAAAATAATACAAAAAGGGTATATATTATTTCAAGAAAAAGATCCTATTAAATATATATATATATTATGTTCTGGAGTAATAAAAAAATTTTTTATTACTCAGTCTGGCACAGAACAAATTATGAAATTTTATTTTCATGGTGATTTATTTGGTTTAGATAATATTATTAGTGGATATTATAATAGTTTTACTCAATCTTTAGAAAAATCAACTATATGTTTAATACCATTAAATATTTTTAAATATATTTATAATCAAATACCTATCATTAATAATTATATAATTAATTTCATAATACAAGAAACAATACAATATCAGCAACTTATATTTTTATTATCTAAATTTAATGCAGAACAAAAAATTGCTACTTTTATATATAATTTATATAAAAAAAATAATATGTCACAAGATTCTATAAAATTTATTAAATTATCTATGAATCGATATGATATAGGTAATTATTTAGGTTTAGCTACAGAAACTATTAGTAGAACTTTTAGTAAATTTAAAAATAATAAAATTATTATGATACGTGGTAAATATATCCAAATTATTAATTATATAAAACTTATTTATTTAGTAAATAAATAA